From the genome of Streptomyces sp. NBC_01317, one region includes:
- a CDS encoding LysR family transcriptional regulator translates to MSRDIEPRLLRAFVTAAEELHFTRAAARLYVAQQALSRDIRRLERELGAELFVRTTRRVALTGDGERLLPYARRVLAAQDDLLAACAQVPRPLLVDLNSEGLTSGRVLARARELAPDCELMARFESGLTGAAGEIHAGRLDVSFGYVDGLARGLRAGLRCQLVRYEPMAVLLPYDHPLADRAEVPLSALAGERVYAGAGNPRTQEWTALARQLFAGRSIAVEGPAPMAVGREEFRRIMAKHRTPVLTVVDAPEMPGAVLRPLVAPVPLSPVFLVWREGLKHAGVNALRAAAVELGSKNRWLEVLPMSWVPRPSQH, encoded by the coding sequence ATGTCCCGAGACATCGAACCCCGACTCCTCCGCGCCTTTGTCACCGCCGCCGAGGAACTCCACTTCACCCGCGCCGCCGCGCGGCTGTACGTCGCCCAGCAGGCCCTCAGTCGCGACATCCGCCGTCTGGAGCGGGAGTTGGGTGCCGAACTCTTCGTCAGGACCACCCGGCGGGTGGCGCTCACGGGGGACGGCGAGCGGCTTCTGCCGTACGCCCGGCGGGTGTTGGCGGCGCAGGACGACCTGCTCGCCGCCTGTGCCCAGGTGCCGAGGCCGTTGCTCGTGGACCTCAACTCCGAGGGGCTGACCTCCGGGCGGGTGCTGGCGCGCGCCCGTGAACTCGCGCCGGACTGTGAGCTGATGGCGCGGTTCGAGAGCGGTCTGACCGGTGCGGCCGGGGAGATCCACGCAGGCCGGCTCGACGTGTCCTTCGGGTACGTCGACGGGCTCGCGCGCGGGCTGCGCGCCGGGTTGCGGTGTCAGCTGGTGCGGTACGAGCCGATGGCTGTCCTGTTGCCGTACGACCATCCCCTGGCCGACCGCGCGGAGGTGCCGCTCTCCGCGCTCGCCGGGGAGCGCGTGTACGCGGGGGCCGGCAATCCGCGGACGCAGGAGTGGACCGCGTTGGCCCGGCAGCTCTTCGCGGGACGGTCCATCGCGGTCGAGGGACCCGCGCCGATGGCCGTCGGACGGGAGGAGTTCCGGCGGATCATGGCGAAACATCGCACCCCCGTCCTCACGGTGGTGGACGCGCCGGAGATGCCGGGAGCGGTGCTGCGGCCGCTCGTGGCGCCCGTACCTCTGTCACCCGTGTTTCTGGTATGGCGGGAGGGGCTGAAACATGCCGGTGTGAACGCTTTGCGGGCCGCCGCGGTCGAACTCGGCAGTAAGAACAGGTGGCTTGAAGTGTTACCCATGAGTTGGGTTCCGCGCCCGTCACAGCATTGA
- a CDS encoding S41 family peptidase, with product MSGSELPQRSRGVRRGAALTFVFASVLATAAATNSLPRSDEKSPVLPLRAASSTVHGDDVARAAAEAMADGKSATEAAEEVVSRSGDRWGAVYDKSEYEEFEQGLDGRYTGVGLAARGAAGGLIEVTRVQPGAPAARAGIKAGDTVRTIDGASVAKRPVTEVMALLRGDTRSAPAGSSVVLGLERDGHRWTRTLRRAELTTESVTVGTLAGGARLIKVEAFTKGTGARVRDAVLDAPGEAGVLLDLRGNGGGLVSEAVTAASAFLDGGLVATYDINGEQRVLNADPGGDTTRPLVVLVDSGTMSAAELVTGALQDRGRSITVGARTFGKGSVQMPSKLPDGSVAELTVGHYRTPAGHGVDGRGITPDVQVSERAQDRARTVLSGLGGNG from the coding sequence ATGTCGGGCTCCGAGTTGCCTCAAAGATCCCGCGGCGTCCGCCGCGGCGCGGCCCTGACCTTCGTATTCGCCAGCGTGCTGGCCACGGCCGCGGCCACGAACTCCCTGCCGCGCAGCGACGAGAAATCGCCGGTGCTGCCCCTGCGCGCCGCTTCCTCCACGGTCCACGGCGACGACGTCGCCCGGGCCGCCGCCGAGGCCATGGCCGACGGCAAGTCGGCCACGGAAGCGGCCGAGGAGGTCGTCAGCCGCAGCGGTGACCGCTGGGGCGCGGTGTACGACAAGAGTGAGTACGAAGAGTTTGAACAGGGCCTCGACGGCCGGTACACAGGCGTCGGGCTCGCGGCCCGTGGCGCGGCGGGCGGTCTGATCGAGGTGACCCGGGTCCAGCCGGGGGCGCCCGCGGCCCGCGCCGGCATCAAGGCCGGGGACACCGTACGGACCATCGACGGCGCGTCCGTCGCGAAGCGGCCCGTGACGGAGGTCATGGCGCTGCTGCGCGGCGACACGAGGAGCGCGCCGGCCGGTTCCTCCGTGGTGCTGGGCCTGGAGCGGGACGGCCACCGCTGGACGCGTACGCTGCGGCGGGCCGAGCTGACCACCGAATCGGTCACGGTCGGCACGCTCGCGGGCGGCGCCCGGCTGATCAAGGTCGAGGCGTTCACGAAAGGCACGGGCGCGCGGGTACGGGACGCGGTGCTGGACGCCCCCGGCGAGGCCGGCGTCCTTCTCGACCTGCGGGGCAACGGCGGCGGGCTGGTCTCCGAGGCCGTCACGGCCGCCTCCGCGTTCCTGGACGGCGGCCTGGTCGCCACGTACGACATAAACGGGGAGCAGCGGGTGTTGAACGCTGATCCGGGGGGCGACACCACCCGGCCCCTGGTGGTGCTGGTGGACAGCGGCACGATGAGCGCGGCCGAGCTGGTGACGGGCGCCCTCCAGGACCGGGGCCGGTCCATCACGGTCGGGGCGCGTACGTTCGGCAAGGGCTCGGTGCAGATGCCGAGCAAGCTGCCGGACGGCTCTGTCGCCGAGCTGACCGTGGGGCACTACCGCACACCGGCCGGCCACGGGGTCGACGGCCGGGGCATCACCCCCGACGTGCAGGTGAGCGAGCGGGCACAGGACCGGGCGCGGACCGTGCTCAGCGGCCTCGGCGGAAATGGTTAA
- the prfB gene encoding peptide chain release factor 2 has translation MAVVDVSEELKSLSSTMGSIEAVLDLDKLRADIAVLEEQAAAPSLWDDPEAAQKITSKLSHLQAELRKTETLRGRIDDLEILFELAEGEDDADALAEAEAELESVRKALDEMEVRTLLSGQYDAREALVNIRAEAGGVDAADFAEQLQRMYLRWAERHNYGTEIYETSFAEEAGIKSTTFAVKVPYAYGTLSVEQGTHRLVRISPFDNQGRRQTSFAGVEVLPVVESSDHVEIDESELRVDVYRASGPGGQGVNTTDSAVRITHVPTGIVVSCQNERSQIQNKASAMNVLQAKLLERRRQEEQAEMDALKGDGGNSWGNQMRSYVLHPYQMVKDLRTDFEVGNPHAVLDGEIDGFLEAGIRWRKQRER, from the coding sequence GTGGCAGTCGTCGATGTATCCGAAGAGCTGAAGTCCCTCTCCTCGACCATGGGGTCGATCGAGGCCGTCCTGGACCTCGACAAACTGAGGGCCGACATCGCCGTTCTCGAGGAGCAGGCCGCGGCCCCGTCCCTGTGGGACGACCCGGAGGCCGCGCAGAAGATCACCAGCAAGCTTTCGCACCTCCAGGCCGAACTCCGCAAGACGGAGACCCTGCGCGGGCGCATCGACGACCTGGAGATCCTCTTCGAACTCGCCGAGGGCGAGGACGACGCCGACGCGCTCGCCGAGGCCGAGGCGGAGCTGGAGTCGGTGCGCAAGGCGCTGGACGAGATGGAGGTCCGTACGCTCCTTTCCGGCCAGTACGACGCCCGTGAGGCGCTGGTCAACATCCGCGCCGAGGCGGGCGGGGTGGACGCCGCGGACTTCGCGGAGCAGCTCCAGCGGATGTACCTGCGCTGGGCCGAGCGCCACAACTACGGTACGGAGATCTACGAGACGTCCTTCGCGGAGGAGGCCGGCATCAAGTCGACCACCTTCGCGGTGAAGGTCCCGTACGCGTACGGGACGCTCTCCGTGGAGCAGGGCACCCACCGCCTGGTCCGTATCTCGCCGTTCGACAACCAGGGCCGCCGCCAGACGTCGTTCGCCGGTGTCGAGGTGCTGCCGGTCGTGGAGTCCAGCGACCACGTCGAGATCGACGAGTCCGAGCTGCGCGTGGACGTGTACCGCGCCTCGGGTCCCGGCGGTCAGGGCGTCAACACCACGGACTCGGCGGTGCGGATCACCCACGTACCGACGGGCATTGTGGTCTCCTGCCAGAACGAGCGGTCGCAGATCCAGAACAAGGCGAGCGCGATGAACGTGCTCCAGGCGAAGCTGCTGGAACGGCGCCGCCAGGAGGAGCAGGCCGAGATGGACGCCCTCAAGGGCGACGGCGGCAACTCCTGGGGGAACCAGATGCGTTCGTACGTCCTGCACCCGTACCAGATGGTCAAGGACCTGCGGACGGACTTCGAGGTCGGCAATCCGCACGCGGTGCTCGACGGCGAGATCGACGGTTTCCTGGAAGCCGGAATTCGCTGGCGCAAGCAGCGCGAACGGTAG
- a CDS encoding serine/threonine-protein kinase: MARNIGSRYIAHQILGRGSAGTVWLGEGPEGPVAIKLLREDLASDQELVGRFVQERTALLGLDHPRVVGVRDLVVDGNDLALVMELVRGTDLRTRLDRERRLAPEAAVAIVADVADALAAAHKAGIVHRDVKPENILLDMEGPLGPGGAHPALLTDFGVAKLIDTPRRTKATRIIGTPDYLAPEIVEGLPPRAAVDIYALATVLYELLAGFTPFGGGHPGAVLRRHVTETVVPLPGIPDELWQLLVQCLAKAPASRLRASELAARLREQLPGLAGIPPLDVDEPDGEPTEQPYEEPRPGSPEEPRRRGAVPLVPGAVPDSNRDTHTSMRVPAPDELAGGARGTARAPRSPSLRKPGAARHKAETVRKRRITLAVAAVLLAAALGVGGWMAASGGGDGSPQDSKRTASPEP, from the coding sequence TTGGCACGGAATATCGGCAGCCGGTACATCGCCCACCAGATCCTGGGACGGGGCAGCGCCGGCACGGTGTGGCTCGGCGAGGGGCCCGAAGGCCCCGTCGCCATCAAGCTGTTGCGCGAGGACCTGGCGTCCGACCAGGAGCTGGTAGGGCGCTTCGTCCAGGAGCGCACGGCCCTGCTCGGGCTCGACCACCCCCGGGTGGTCGGCGTCCGCGACCTCGTCGTGGACGGCAACGACCTCGCGCTGGTGATGGAGTTGGTACGCGGCACCGATCTGCGCACCCGTCTCGACCGCGAGCGCAGGCTCGCCCCCGAGGCGGCCGTCGCGATCGTGGCCGACGTCGCCGACGCGCTCGCGGCCGCCCACAAGGCCGGGATCGTGCACCGCGACGTCAAGCCGGAGAACATCCTGCTCGACATGGAGGGCCCTCTCGGCCCCGGCGGCGCGCACCCGGCCCTGCTCACCGACTTCGGCGTCGCCAAGCTGATCGACACCCCGCGCCGTACGAAGGCGACCAGGATCATCGGCACCCCCGACTACCTGGCGCCCGAGATCGTCGAAGGACTCCCGCCGCGCGCGGCCGTCGACATCTACGCGCTCGCCACCGTCCTGTACGAACTGCTCGCCGGCTTCACCCCGTTCGGCGGCGGCCACCCCGGAGCCGTCCTGCGCCGCCACGTCACCGAGACCGTCGTCCCGCTGCCCGGCATCCCCGACGAGCTGTGGCAGCTGCTCGTCCAGTGCCTGGCGAAGGCGCCCGCCTCCCGGCTGCGCGCCTCGGAACTCGCCGCCCGCCTGCGGGAACAGCTGCCCGGACTCGCGGGCATCCCGCCGCTGGACGTGGACGAGCCGGACGGCGAGCCGACCGAGCAGCCGTACGAGGAACCGCGGCCCGGTTCCCCCGAGGAGCCACGCCGCCGCGGCGCGGTCCCGCTCGTGCCCGGAGCCGTACCGGACTCCAACCGGGACACCCACACCAGCATGCGCGTCCCGGCGCCGGACGAGCTGGCGGGCGGCGCGCGCGGTACGGCCCGCGCGCCCCGGTCGCCGAGCCTGCGCAAGCCGGGCGCGGCCCGGCACAAGGCGGAGACCGTGCGCAAGCGCCGGATCACCCTGGCGGTGGCCGCGGTCCTGCTGGCGGCGGCTCTCGGCGTGGGCGGCTGGATGGCGGCGAGCGGCGGCGGGGACGGCTCCCCGCAGGATTCCAAGCGGACGGCGTCCCCGGAGCCGTAG
- the smpB gene encoding SsrA-binding protein SmpB: protein MAKETGRKLIAQNKKARHDYLIIDTYECGLVLTGTEVKSLRQGRASLTDGFVQIDGGEAWLHNVHVPEYTQGTWTNHSARRKRKLLMHRLEIDKLDSKSSESGHTIVPLAMYFKDGRAKIEIALAKGKKEYDKRQTLREKQDLRETNRAVAAVRRKQRA, encoded by the coding sequence ATGGCTAAGGAAACAGGGCGCAAGCTGATCGCGCAGAACAAGAAGGCGCGGCACGACTACCTCATTATCGACACGTACGAGTGCGGTCTGGTGCTGACCGGCACCGAGGTGAAGTCCCTGCGCCAGGGGCGGGCGTCCCTCACGGACGGCTTCGTCCAGATCGACGGTGGCGAGGCCTGGCTGCACAACGTGCACGTACCGGAGTACACGCAGGGGACGTGGACCAACCACAGCGCCCGGCGCAAGCGGAAGCTCCTGATGCACCGGCTGGAGATCGACAAGCTGGACTCCAAGTCGAGCGAGTCGGGGCACACGATCGTGCCGCTGGCCATGTACTTCAAGGACGGCCGGGCGAAGATCGAGATCGCGCTGGCGAAGGGCAAGAAGGAGTACGACAAGCGGCAGACGCTGCGGGAGAAGCAGGACCTGCGCGAGACGAACCGCGCGGTCGCGGCGGTCCGGCGCAAGCAGCGGGCCTGA
- the ftsX gene encoding permease-like cell division protein FtsX, translated as MRAQFVLSEIGVGLRRNLTMTFAVIISVALSLALFGGALLMRDQVSTMKDYWYDKVNVSIFLCNKGDVTTSPQCTKGAVTTEQRKQIEGDLKKMTTIVETVHYENADEAYKHYKEQYGDSPLAATITPDQMPESFRVKLKDPEKYKVVATAFAGRDGVQSVQDQRDILQNLFGLMQGMNVAALFVMALMLVIAIMLIVNTVRVSAFSRRRETGIMRLVGASSFYIQMPFIMEAAFAGLLGGVVACAMLLLGRYFLIDHGLDLSHKMELVNFIGWDAVLTKLPLVLAIALLMPALAAFIALRKYLRV; from the coding sequence ATGCGCGCCCAGTTCGTCCTGTCGGAGATCGGCGTCGGCCTCCGCCGCAATCTCACGATGACCTTCGCCGTCATCATCTCCGTGGCCCTCTCGCTCGCCCTGTTCGGCGGCGCGCTGCTCATGCGCGATCAGGTCAGCACGATGAAGGACTACTGGTACGACAAGGTCAACGTCTCCATCTTCCTCTGCAACAAGGGAGATGTGACGACGTCGCCGCAGTGCACCAAGGGCGCGGTCACGACGGAGCAGCGGAAGCAGATCGAGGGCGATCTGAAGAAGATGACGACGATCGTCGAGACCGTTCACTACGAGAACGCCGATGAAGCGTACAAGCACTACAAGGAGCAGTACGGGGATTCACCGCTCGCCGCCACGATCACCCCGGACCAGATGCCGGAATCGTTCCGCGTCAAGCTCAAGGACCCCGAGAAGTACAAGGTGGTGGCGACCGCCTTCGCGGGACGGGACGGCGTCCAGTCCGTGCAGGACCAGCGCGACATCCTCCAGAACCTGTTCGGGCTGATGCAGGGCATGAATGTCGCCGCGCTCTTCGTCATGGCGCTGATGCTCGTCATCGCGATCATGCTGATCGTCAACACCGTGCGCGTTTCGGCGTTCAGCCGACGGCGTGAGACCGGGATCATGCGCCTGGTGGGCGCCTCCAGCTTCTACATCCAGATGCCGTTCATCATGGAGGCCGCGTTCGCCGGGCTGCTCGGTGGTGTCGTCGCGTGCGCGATGTTGCTCCTCGGGCGTTACTTCCTGATCGATCATGGTCTTGATCTGTCGCACAAGATGGAACTCGTCAACTTCATCGGCTGGGACGCCGTGCTCACCAAGCTCCCGCTGGTGCTGGCGATCGCGCTGCTGATGCCCGCTCTGGCCGCTTTCATCGCGTTGCGCAAGTACCTCAGGGTGTGA
- a CDS encoding bifunctional polysaccharide deacetylase/glycosyltransferase family 2 protein, whose amino-acid sequence MRYLLPSLVLVAMLAMLMLRGYVHSEILADHRVRPPVATDQVPDRILDGGPVIDARSAAAPAKSLSIPDGRLVLTFDDGPDPQWTPKVLDELKKYDAHAVFFVTGTMASRYPALVKRMVDEGHEVGLHTFSHPDLSYQTRTRTNWELTQNQLALAGAAGVRTSLFRPPYSSFADAMDNKSWPVTRYIGSLGYITVLDSVDSEDWKRPGADRIVEWATPKGHRGSVVLMHDSGGDRSQTVEALGRYLPAMQERGFRFVNLTEALGAPSALTPVTGADLWKGKAWVAAVALSDSVTDVLVVGLAVIGVLVLLRFGLMLALSFAHARKVRRRGFRWGDPVTEPVSVLVPAYNERECIANTVRSLMESGHPIEVVVVDDGSTDGTADIVEEMWLPNVHVVRQENAGKPAALNNGIAHARHDIIVMMDGDTVFEPSTVGELVQPFGDPRVGAVAGNAKVGNRDTLIGAWQHIEYVMGFNLDRRMYDLLRCMPTIPGAVGAFRRQALERVGGMSDDTLAEDTDITMALHRDGWRVVYAERARAWTEAPESVQQLWSQRYRWSYGTMQAIWKHRGALVERGPSGRFGRVGLPLVSLFMVLAPLLAPLIDVFLLYGLVFGPTQKTIVAWLGVLLVQAVCAAYAFRLDRERMTHLISLPLQQILYRQLMYVVLLQSWITALTGGRLRWQKLRRTGVVEAPGSVPAPRGPSGERRPVA is encoded by the coding sequence ATGCGCTACCTGCTGCCGTCCCTCGTCCTCGTCGCCATGCTCGCGATGCTCATGCTCCGCGGCTACGTCCACAGCGAGATACTCGCCGACCACCGCGTCCGCCCCCCGGTCGCCACCGACCAGGTGCCCGACCGGATCCTCGACGGCGGCCCCGTCATCGACGCGCGCTCCGCCGCGGCCCCCGCGAAGTCGCTGAGCATCCCGGACGGCCGGCTGGTCCTGACGTTCGACGACGGCCCCGACCCCCAGTGGACCCCCAAGGTCCTGGACGAGCTGAAGAAGTACGACGCCCACGCCGTCTTCTTCGTGACGGGCACGATGGCCTCGCGCTACCCGGCCCTGGTGAAGCGCATGGTGGACGAGGGCCACGAGGTCGGCCTGCACACCTTCAGCCACCCCGACCTCTCGTACCAGACCAGGACCAGGACCAACTGGGAGCTGACCCAGAACCAGTTGGCGCTGGCGGGCGCCGCCGGCGTCAGGACCTCGCTCTTCCGGCCGCCGTACTCCTCCTTCGCCGACGCCATGGACAACAAGTCCTGGCCGGTCACGCGGTACATCGGCAGCCTCGGCTACATCACGGTCCTCGACAGCGTCGACAGCGAGGACTGGAAGCGGCCCGGCGCCGACAGGATCGTGGAGTGGGCCACCCCCAAGGGCCACCGGGGCTCGGTCGTACTGATGCACGACTCCGGCGGCGACCGCTCGCAGACCGTCGAGGCCCTCGGCCGCTATCTGCCCGCCATGCAGGAGCGCGGCTTCCGCTTCGTCAATCTCACCGAGGCGCTCGGCGCGCCCAGCGCCCTCACCCCGGTCACCGGCGCCGACCTGTGGAAGGGCAAGGCCTGGGTCGCCGCGGTCGCGCTCTCGGACAGCGTCACCGATGTCCTGGTCGTCGGCCTGGCCGTGATCGGTGTCCTCGTCCTCCTCCGCTTCGGCCTGATGCTGGCGCTGTCCTTCGCCCACGCGCGCAAGGTCCGCCGCCGCGGCTTCCGCTGGGGCGACCCGGTCACCGAACCGGTCAGCGTGCTCGTCCCCGCGTACAACGAACGCGAGTGCATCGCCAACACCGTCCGCTCCCTGATGGAGAGCGGCCACCCCATCGAGGTCGTGGTCGTCGACGACGGCTCCACCGACGGGACGGCCGACATCGTCGAGGAGATGTGGCTGCCCAACGTCCATGTCGTACGCCAGGAGAACGCCGGCAAACCGGCCGCGCTCAACAACGGCATCGCGCACGCCCGCCACGACATCATCGTGATGATGGACGGCGACACCGTCTTCGAGCCCTCCACCGTGGGCGAGCTGGTGCAGCCGTTCGGCGATCCGCGCGTCGGGGCCGTGGCGGGCAACGCCAAGGTCGGCAACCGCGACACCCTCATCGGGGCCTGGCAGCACATCGAGTACGTGATGGGCTTCAACCTGGACCGGCGGATGTACGACCTGCTCCGCTGCATGCCCACCATCCCGGGCGCGGTCGGCGCGTTCCGGCGCCAGGCCCTGGAGCGGGTCGGCGGGATGAGCGACGACACCCTCGCCGAGGACACCGACATCACCATGGCCCTGCACCGCGACGGCTGGCGTGTCGTGTACGCCGAGCGCGCCCGCGCCTGGACCGAAGCGCCCGAGTCCGTCCAGCAGTTGTGGTCCCAGCGCTACCGCTGGAGCTACGGCACGATGCAGGCGATCTGGAAGCACCGCGGGGCCCTGGTCGAACGCGGCCCGTCCGGCCGCTTCGGCCGTGTCGGCCTGCCGCTGGTCTCCCTCTTCATGGTGCTGGCGCCGCTGCTCGCGCCGCTGATCGACGTGTTCCTGCTGTACGGCCTGGTCTTCGGCCCGACCCAGAAGACGATCGTGGCGTGGCTCGGCGTCCTGCTCGTGCAGGCGGTCTGCGCCGCGTACGCCTTCCGGCTCGACCGGGAACGGATGACCCACCTGATCTCCCTGCCGCTCCAGCAGATCCTCTACCGGCAGCTCATGTACGTCGTGCTGCTCCAGTCCTGGATCACCGCGCTCACCGGAGGCCGGCTGCGCTGGCAGAAGCTGCGCCGTACGGGAGTGGTGGAGGCGCCGGGCTCGGTGCCGGCCCCGCGTGGGCCGAGCGGTGAGCGGAGGCCGGTGGCATGA
- a CDS encoding MFS transporter — translation MPQFTGRPPETPERVTAYRRPARRVNPYARLFAPPGARAFTAGSLLARLPAGIFTVSAVIMIAGQRGSYALAGAVTATGLAVTALAAPGVARLTDRHGQARIAVPAAASAVLGSLALVLCVYHRAPDWTLFAAYAATATTPNTGGMSRARWARLFRDDTPEHRAARHTARSFEQAADELCFMLGPVLAAVLCSALFPEAGTLAGAVLLLTGILVFAGQRSTEPPASGGTGAARAPLRSPALTSLLVVLLATGAVFGATEVVTLAYADDGGRPAWAGGAVLALQAGGSCVAGLLLGLLPPPRRAARRLVLCLAAMSALLAVPLLAAMSGSLPLLAGSLLLAGAATAPTMVTGMGLVQGLSPAGRLNEGMTLAVTALLGGIAAGSAVGGWTVERLGPALGYAVPPAAALLALLAAGIGAGVGVLAASGHD, via the coding sequence ATGCCTCAATTCACCGGCCGTCCGCCCGAAACTCCTGAGCGCGTAACGGCGTACCGGCGCCCGGCCCGGCGCGTGAATCCGTACGCCCGCCTCTTCGCGCCCCCGGGCGCCCGCGCCTTCACCGCCGGATCCCTGCTCGCGCGGCTCCCCGCCGGGATATTCACCGTCAGCGCGGTGATCATGATCGCCGGGCAGCGGGGCTCGTACGCGCTCGCCGGGGCCGTCACCGCCACCGGTCTCGCCGTCACCGCCCTGGCCGCCCCCGGGGTGGCCCGTCTGACCGACCGGCACGGGCAGGCCCGGATCGCCGTCCCCGCCGCCGCGTCGGCCGTCCTCGGCTCACTCGCCCTGGTGCTCTGCGTCTATCACCGCGCACCGGACTGGACGCTCTTCGCCGCGTACGCCGCGACCGCCACCACCCCCAACACCGGCGGAATGTCCCGCGCGCGCTGGGCCCGGCTGTTCCGGGACGACACCCCGGAGCACCGCGCGGCGCGGCACACCGCCCGCTCCTTCGAACAGGCCGCCGACGAGCTGTGTTTCATGCTGGGGCCGGTCCTGGCCGCCGTCCTCTGCTCGGCACTCTTCCCGGAGGCGGGCACACTGGCCGGTGCGGTCCTTCTGCTGACCGGCATCCTGGTCTTCGCGGGGCAGCGGTCCACCGAACCACCGGCCTCGGGGGGTACGGGGGCGGCGCGCGCCCCTCTCCGCTCCCCCGCGCTGACCTCGCTGCTCGTCGTCCTCCTCGCCACGGGCGCGGTCTTCGGCGCGACCGAGGTCGTGACCCTCGCCTACGCGGACGACGGCGGTCGTCCCGCCTGGGCGGGCGGCGCCGTGCTGGCGCTCCAGGCCGGCGGGTCGTGCGTGGCCGGACTCCTGCTGGGCCTGCTCCCGCCGCCGCGCCGGGCCGCCCGCCGACTGGTGCTCTGCCTCGCCGCGATGAGCGCGCTGCTGGCCGTCCCCCTGCTCGCGGCCATGTCGGGTTCGCTACCGCTGCTGGCCGGGAGCCTCCTGCTAGCGGGTGCGGCGACGGCCCCGACCATGGTGACGGGGATGGGGCTGGTCCAGGGGCTCTCCCCCGCCGGGCGGCTGAACGAGGGCATGACCTTGGCCGTCACCGCCCTGCTCGGCGGCATCGCGGCCGGCTCGGCGGTGGGCGGCTGGACCGTGGAGCGCCTGGGCCCGGCGCTCGGATACGCCGTCCCGCCCGCCGCCGCGCTCCTCGCGCTGCTGGCCGCCGGCATCGGAGCGGGGGTCGGGGTGCTCGCGGCCTCCGGACACGACTGA
- the ftsE gene encoding cell division ATP-binding protein FtsE — protein sequence MIRFDNVSKTYPRQNRPALRDVSLDIEKGEFVFLVGSSGSGKSTFLRLILREERTSTGMVHVLGKDLARLSNWKVPQMRRQLGTVFQDFRLLPNKTVAQNVAFAQEVIGKSRGETRKSVPQVLDLVGLGGKEDRMPGELSGGEQQRVAIARAFVNRPMLLIADEPTGNLDPQTSVGIMKLLDRINRTGTTVLMATHDQNIVDQMRKRVLELDQGRLVRDQVRGVYGYQH from the coding sequence GTGATTCGATTCGACAACGTCTCCAAGACCTACCCGAGGCAGAACCGTCCCGCGCTGCGTGATGTCTCGCTCGACATCGAGAAGGGGGAGTTCGTCTTCCTCGTCGGCTCGTCCGGTTCCGGCAAGTCGACCTTCCTGAGACTGATCCTCCGCGAGGAGCGCACCAGCACCGGCATGGTCCACGTCCTCGGCAAGGACCTGGCGCGCCTGTCCAACTGGAAGGTGCCCCAGATGCGCCGCCAGCTGGGCACGGTCTTCCAGGACTTCCGGCTGCTGCCGAACAAGACCGTCGCGCAGAACGTGGCGTTCGCGCAGGAGGTCATCGGCAAGTCCCGCGGCGAGACCCGCAAGTCCGTCCCGCAGGTCCTCGACCTGGTCGGACTCGGCGGCAAGGAGGACCGGATGCCCGGTGAACTCTCCGGTGGTGAGCAGCAGCGCGTCGCCATCGCGCGGGCCTTCGTGAACCGCCCCATGCTGCTGATCGCGGACGAGCCGACCGGTAACCTCGACCCGCAGACCTCCGTGGGCATCATGAAGCTGCTGGACCGCATCAACCGCACCGGTACGACCGTGCTGATGGCGACACACGACCAGAACATCGTCGACCAGATGCGCAAGCGAGTGCTGGAACTCGACCAGGGCCGCCTGGTGCGCGACCAGGTGCGCGGCGTCTACGGCTACCAGCACTGA